One Streptomyces sp. B21-105 genomic region harbors:
- a CDS encoding ABC transporter permease, whose protein sequence is MKKLTSRIDKERLLLGIAAPLLAIVTALVVTALVILATGKNPGAAFSDMLTYGSASDSQVYILNKATTYYLAGVAVAIGFRMNLFNIGVDGQYRLAAFVAAVLGGALTVPGWIAIPLIILCAMATGALWAAIAGILKVTRGVSEVISTIMLNSIATAIIAYLLQPGKLAELQSGGTVVSTDPLPKSSYFFTIDTGAAGVLWGFIVVAVLVGVAYWFVLGRTRFGFDLRTVGQSESAATASGVSVKKMVATSMIISGAVAGLIGMPTLLNDSHQFSNDFPSGIGFTGIAIALLGRNNPVGIALGALLWGFLERTTNHLEFEGYDKEILGVIQGVIVLCVVIAYELVRRYGLKRQQQRVGAELAAQAAAPTQKQEVA, encoded by the coding sequence ATGAAGAAGCTGACCTCAAGGATCGACAAGGAGCGGCTGCTCCTCGGCATCGCGGCCCCGCTGCTGGCGATCGTCACCGCGCTCGTCGTCACCGCCCTGGTCATCCTCGCCACCGGCAAGAACCCGGGCGCGGCCTTCAGCGACATGCTGACCTACGGCTCCGCGAGCGACAGCCAGGTCTACATCCTGAACAAGGCGACGACGTACTACCTGGCGGGTGTCGCGGTGGCCATCGGCTTCCGCATGAACCTGTTCAACATCGGCGTCGACGGCCAGTACCGGCTCGCCGCGTTCGTCGCCGCCGTCCTCGGCGGCGCGCTGACCGTGCCCGGCTGGATCGCGATCCCGCTGATCATCCTGTGCGCCATGGCGACCGGCGCCCTGTGGGCGGCCATCGCGGGCATCCTCAAGGTGACCCGCGGCGTCAGCGAGGTCATCTCCACGATCATGCTGAACTCGATCGCCACCGCGATCATCGCCTACCTGCTGCAGCCGGGGAAGCTCGCCGAACTGCAGAGCGGCGGCACGGTCGTCTCGACCGACCCGCTGCCGAAGTCCTCGTACTTCTTCACCATCGACACCGGCGCGGCCGGTGTGCTGTGGGGCTTCATCGTCGTCGCCGTCCTCGTCGGCGTCGCCTACTGGTTCGTGCTCGGCCGCACCCGGTTCGGCTTCGACCTGCGCACCGTCGGCCAGTCCGAGAGCGCGGCCACCGCGAGCGGTGTCTCCGTCAAGAAGATGGTCGCGACCAGCATGATCATCTCGGGCGCCGTGGCCGGTCTGATCGGCATGCCGACCCTGCTCAACGACAGCCACCAGTTCAGCAACGACTTCCCGTCGGGCATCGGCTTCACCGGCATCGCCATCGCCCTGCTCGGCCGCAACAACCCGGTCGGGATCGCGCTCGGCGCGCTGCTCTGGGGCTTCCTGGAGCGCACCACCAACCACCTCGAGTTCGAGGGGTACGACAAGGAAATCCTCGGCGTCATCCAGGGCGTCATCGTGCTGTGTGTCGTCATCGCCTACGAGCTCGTCCGGCGCTACGGCCTCAAGCGTCAGCAGCAGCGGGTCGGCGCCGAGCTCGCCGCCCAGGCCGCCGCCCCGACCCAGAAGCAGGAGGTGGCGTGA
- a CDS encoding ABC transporter permease: MTATMTDTPPPAAPKADTGGRSGRSLGRILMIVAGALLLVAAVRVITGSNQLTSEGQVSAALGLAVPIGLAGLAGLWSERAGVVNIGLEGMMILGTFGAGWIGWQSNPWLGLLCGVGFGVLGGLVHAVATVTFGVDHIVSGVAVNLLALGTTQYLAKLFFSEGEPAEAGGNPKQSPPVESLPHIDVPGLSDALQSVEKHHWFLLSDIAGILGGLVTDLSVVTLLAFLLFVGSWWLLWRTPFGLRLRSCGENPIAAESLGVNVYKYKYAAVAVSGGLAGLGGAFLALVTSHTYLEGQTGGRGYIGLAAMIFGNWRPGGLAMGAGLFGYSDALQLRNGGETVHALLLLLVVLLAGLAGWKLYRKAHWQAGISLIVAALVLVWYLFTDEVPSDFVGATPYVVTLLVLSLSAQRLRMPRADGMRYRKGQGK, translated from the coding sequence ATGACTGCCACGATGACCGACACGCCGCCCCCCGCGGCGCCCAAGGCGGACACCGGCGGCCGGTCGGGCCGCTCACTCGGCCGGATCCTGATGATCGTCGCCGGCGCGCTGCTGCTCGTCGCCGCGGTCCGCGTCATCACCGGCTCCAACCAGCTCACCTCCGAGGGCCAGGTCTCGGCCGCGCTCGGCCTCGCCGTGCCCATCGGCCTCGCCGGTCTGGCCGGCCTGTGGTCCGAGCGGGCCGGCGTGGTCAACATCGGCCTCGAGGGCATGATGATCCTCGGCACCTTCGGCGCAGGCTGGATCGGCTGGCAGTCCAACCCCTGGCTCGGTCTGCTGTGCGGCGTCGGCTTCGGCGTCCTCGGCGGCCTGGTGCACGCCGTCGCGACCGTCACCTTCGGCGTCGACCACATCGTCTCCGGCGTCGCGGTCAACCTGCTGGCGCTCGGCACCACCCAGTACCTCGCCAAGCTGTTCTTCTCCGAGGGCGAGCCGGCCGAAGCGGGCGGCAACCCCAAGCAGTCCCCGCCCGTCGAGTCGCTGCCCCACATCGACGTGCCCGGACTCTCGGACGCCCTGCAGTCCGTCGAGAAGCACCACTGGTTCCTGCTCTCCGACATCGCGGGCATCCTCGGCGGCCTGGTCACCGACCTGTCCGTGGTGACGCTCCTCGCCTTCCTGCTGTTCGTCGGCAGCTGGTGGCTGCTGTGGCGCACCCCGTTCGGCCTGCGACTGCGCTCCTGCGGTGAGAACCCGATCGCCGCGGAGTCCCTCGGCGTCAACGTCTACAAGTACAAGTACGCGGCCGTCGCCGTCTCCGGCGGCCTCGCCGGCCTCGGCGGCGCCTTCCTCGCCCTGGTCACCTCGCACACCTACCTCGAGGGCCAGACCGGCGGCCGCGGCTACATCGGCCTCGCGGCGATGATCTTCGGCAACTGGCGTCCCGGCGGTCTGGCCATGGGCGCGGGCCTGTTCGGCTACTCCGACGCGCTGCAGCTGCGCAACGGCGGCGAGACCGTCCACGCGCTGCTGCTCCTGCTGGTCGTGCTCCTCGCGGGCCTGGCCGGCTGGAAGCTGTACCGCAAGGCGCACTGGCAGGCCGGGATCAGCCTCATCGTGGCCGCGCTCGTCCTGGTCTGGTACCTGTTCACCGACGAGGTCCCGAGCGACTTCGTGGGCGCCACCCCGTACGTCGTCACCCTGCTGGTGCTGTCGCTGTCCGCGCAGCGGCTGCGCATGCCCAGGGCTGACGGCATGCGCTACCGGAAGGGCCAGGGCAAGTGA
- a CDS encoding cytidine deaminase, producing MTPAADVDWEALREVAREAMSRAYAPYSGYPVGVAALVDDGRTVSGCNVENASYGLGLCAECGLVSQLQNTGGGRLTHFTCVDGRGEILVPCGRCRQLLYEFGGPGLLLETPAGILPLAEMLPQAFGPDHLTK from the coding sequence GTGACCCCGGCCGCCGACGTCGACTGGGAGGCGCTGCGCGAGGTGGCCCGGGAGGCCATGTCCCGCGCGTACGCCCCCTACTCCGGCTACCCGGTCGGTGTGGCGGCGCTCGTCGACGACGGCCGGACCGTGTCCGGCTGCAACGTCGAGAACGCCTCCTACGGGCTCGGCCTGTGCGCCGAGTGCGGGCTGGTCTCGCAGTTGCAGAACACCGGCGGCGGCCGGCTCACGCACTTCACCTGCGTGGACGGCCGCGGCGAGATCCTCGTCCCGTGCGGCCGCTGCCGCCAGCTGCTGTACGAGTTCGGCGGCCCAGGCCTCCTGCTGGAGACGCCGGCGGGGATCCTGCCGCTCGCGGAGATGCTCCCGCAGGCATTCGGCCCGGACCACCTCACCAAGTAG
- a CDS encoding thymidine phosphorylase → MAMDAVSVIRTKRDRGELSDEQIDWVIDAYTGGEVADYQMAALNMAILLNGMNRREIARWTAAMIASGERMDFSALSRPTADKHSTGGVGDKITLPLAPLVAACGAAVPQLSGRGLGHTGGTLDKLESIPGWRALLSNEEMLSVLDGTGAVICAAGDGLAPADKKLYALRDVTGTVEAIPLIASSIMSKKIAEGTGSLVLDVKVGTGAFMKTIEDARELASTMVGLGTDHGVRTVALLTDMSTPLGLTAGNALEVRESVEVLAGGGPADVVELTIALAREMLDAAGIKDADPAKALADGSAMDVWRRMIAAQGGDPDAALPTAKEQHVVKAGASGVLTRLDAYDIGIAAWRLGAGRARKEDPVQAGAGVELHAKPGDTVTAGQPLLTLHTDTPERFAYALDAVDGSYDVAAPGTPFTASPVVLERIA, encoded by the coding sequence ATGGCCATGGACGCCGTCTCCGTCATCCGCACCAAGCGGGACCGCGGTGAGCTCAGCGACGAGCAGATCGACTGGGTCATCGACGCGTACACCGGCGGTGAGGTCGCCGACTACCAGATGGCCGCCCTCAACATGGCCATCCTGCTCAACGGCATGAACCGCCGCGAGATCGCCCGCTGGACGGCCGCGATGATCGCCTCCGGCGAGCGCATGGACTTCTCCGCCCTGTCCCGCCCGACCGCCGACAAGCACTCCACGGGCGGCGTCGGCGACAAGATCACGCTGCCCCTGGCCCCCCTCGTGGCGGCCTGCGGCGCGGCGGTCCCGCAGCTCTCCGGACGCGGCCTCGGCCACACCGGCGGCACGCTGGACAAGCTGGAGTCGATCCCGGGCTGGCGCGCGCTGCTCTCCAACGAGGAGATGCTGTCCGTGCTGGACGGCACCGGCGCGGTGATCTGCGCCGCGGGCGACGGTCTCGCCCCGGCCGACAAGAAGCTCTACGCGCTGCGGGACGTGACCGGCACCGTCGAGGCCATCCCGCTGATCGCCTCGTCCATCATGTCCAAGAAGATCGCCGAGGGCACCGGCTCGCTGGTCCTGGACGTGAAGGTCGGCACCGGCGCCTTCATGAAGACCATCGAGGACGCCCGTGAGCTCGCCTCGACGATGGTGGGCCTCGGCACCGACCACGGTGTGAGGACGGTCGCCCTGCTGACCGACATGTCCACCCCCCTCGGCCTCACCGCGGGCAACGCCCTCGAGGTCCGCGAGTCGGTCGAGGTGCTGGCCGGCGGCGGCCCGGCGGACGTCGTGGAGCTGACGATCGCCCTGGCCCGCGAGATGCTCGACGCGGCCGGGATCAAGGACGCCGACCCGGCGAAGGCGCTCGCCGACGGCTCGGCGATGGACGTCTGGCGGCGCATGATCGCGGCCCAGGGCGGCGACCCGGACGCCGCGCTGCCCACCGCGAAGGAACAGCACGTGGTGAAGGCGGGCGCCTCGGGCGTCCTGACCCGCCTCGACGCCTACGACATCGGCATCGCCGCCTGGCGCCTCGGCGCGGGCCGCGCCCGCAAGGAGGACCCGGTGCAGGCGGGCGCCGGCGTCGAACTGCACGCCAAGCCCGGCGACACGGTCACGGCCGGCCAGCCGCTGCTCACCCTGCACACCGACACCCCGGAGCGCTTCGCGTACGCGCTCGACGCGGTGGACGGCTCCTACGATGTCGCCGCCCCGGGCACCCCGTTCACGGCCTCCCCGGTCGTGCTGGAACGCATCGCCTGA
- a CDS encoding Uma2 family endonuclease — MSALTVGHDPEQSWDDLVRFWEEMEWPEGSKVEIIEGIVTVSPAPAYRHNVIAARIQRRLYSVIPEDWEIFQTLAIAVPSRLGMLIPDLVVAPVREHTEADSHIPAGLAELVVEVTSKSNARHDRISKPAAYATAGIPFYLLVDRWAPEGPSATLYGEPRGDVYRLLSTAKFGEPLKLPAPFDLVIDTSEFPAE, encoded by the coding sequence ATGAGCGCACTCACCGTGGGCCACGACCCCGAGCAGAGCTGGGACGACCTCGTCCGGTTCTGGGAGGAGATGGAATGGCCCGAGGGCAGCAAGGTGGAGATCATCGAGGGGATCGTCACCGTGTCACCTGCTCCCGCTTACCGCCACAACGTCATCGCGGCACGCATTCAGCGCCGCCTCTACTCAGTCATCCCCGAGGACTGGGAAATCTTCCAGACGCTGGCCATCGCCGTGCCGTCGCGGCTGGGCATGCTCATTCCGGACCTCGTGGTGGCCCCCGTGCGGGAGCACACGGAGGCGGACAGCCACATCCCGGCCGGACTGGCCGAACTCGTCGTCGAGGTCACCTCGAAGTCCAACGCGCGGCACGACCGCATCAGCAAACCCGCCGCCTATGCCACCGCGGGCATCCCCTTCTACCTCCTCGTCGACCGCTGGGCTCCCGAAGGCCCCAGTGCGACCCTCTACGGAGAACCGCGCGGCGACGTCTACCGCCTGCTGAGCACGGCGAAGTTCGGCGAGCCGCTCAAGCTTCCCGCACCCTTCGACCTCGTCATCGACACGAGCGAGTTCCCCGCTGAGTAG
- a CDS encoding STAS domain-containing protein produces MSRGVAHGLPIVEATTPPVLTLTGPVTRGQAAGLGDAVRTLLAGTETAVVVCDVAGIGPPGLLTVDLLARLQLAARRAGGRIRLRGPDPALRALLHLVGLPVEVEGEVEEGEPALGVEVEVEPGEAAL; encoded by the coding sequence ATGAGTCGGGGTGTTGCGCACGGTCTACCGATCGTGGAAGCGACGACACCCCCCGTGCTCACCCTGACCGGCCCCGTCACCCGCGGGCAGGCGGCAGGGCTGGGCGACGCCGTGCGCACGCTGCTGGCCGGCACCGAGACCGCAGTGGTCGTCTGCGACGTGGCCGGGATCGGGCCGCCCGGGCTGCTCACCGTCGACCTGCTGGCACGGCTCCAGCTGGCCGCCCGGCGGGCCGGGGGCCGGATACGGCTGCGCGGCCCCGACCCCGCGCTACGCGCCCTGCTCCACCTGGTCGGACTCCCCGTCGAGGTGGAGGGGGAGGTCGAAGAGGGGGAACCAGCGCTGGGTGTCGAGGTAGAAGTGGAACCCGGTGAGGCGGCCCTCTGA
- a CDS encoding sigma-70 family RNA polymerase sigma factor has translation MGDSTATTTELDVALEKHRTELTGYCYRMLGSSFEAEDAVQDTLVRAWRSYDRFEGRSSLRSWLYRIATNVCLDMLTAGNKRARPMDLSGPTPLARAALSPRPDNTWLEPMPDARVLPTVEDPAEAAVAKESVRLAFMAALQQLPPKQRAVLILREVLAWRASEVAELLDTSVASVNSALQRARATLSERKESGADAAVSDPLDEEQQKLLDRYVAAFEGYDMTALTALLHEDAVMTMPPFDLWLTGHDDITGFMTTFGSACEGSRLLPVEVNGLPGFAQYKPDPEKGGFTPWAVQILEISEGRLTGFHFYLDTQRWFPLFDLPLHLDGESDQVEQGA, from the coding sequence ATGGGCGACAGCACGGCGACGACGACGGAGCTCGACGTCGCACTGGAGAAGCACCGGACGGAACTGACCGGTTACTGCTACCGCATGCTCGGCTCGTCCTTCGAGGCGGAGGACGCGGTGCAGGACACTCTGGTGCGCGCCTGGCGGAGCTACGACCGGTTCGAGGGCCGCTCGAGTCTGCGTTCCTGGCTGTACCGGATCGCCACCAACGTCTGTCTGGACATGCTGACGGCGGGCAACAAGCGGGCCCGGCCGATGGACCTCTCCGGGCCCACCCCCCTCGCCCGGGCCGCGCTCTCACCCCGTCCCGACAACACCTGGCTGGAGCCGATGCCCGACGCCCGTGTGCTGCCGACGGTGGAGGACCCGGCCGAGGCGGCGGTCGCGAAGGAGTCGGTACGCCTGGCGTTCATGGCCGCGCTGCAGCAGCTGCCGCCGAAGCAGCGGGCGGTGCTGATCCTGCGGGAGGTGCTGGCGTGGCGGGCGAGCGAGGTCGCCGAACTGCTGGACACCTCGGTCGCCTCGGTCAACAGCGCGCTGCAGCGGGCGCGGGCCACCCTGTCCGAGCGCAAGGAGTCCGGCGCGGACGCGGCGGTGTCGGACCCGCTCGACGAGGAGCAGCAAAAGCTCCTCGACCGCTATGTGGCGGCCTTCGAGGGCTATGACATGACGGCGCTGACGGCCCTGCTCCACGAGGACGCCGTCATGACGATGCCGCCGTTCGACCTGTGGCTGACCGGGCACGACGACATCACCGGCTTCATGACCACGTTCGGCTCCGCCTGCGAGGGCTCGCGCCTGCTGCCGGTCGAGGTCAACGGTCTGCCGGGGTTCGCCCAGTACAAGCCGGACCCGGAGAAGGGCGGGTTCACCCCGTGGGCCGTGCAGATCCTGGAGATCTCAGAGGGCCGCCTCACCGGGTTCCACTTCTACCTCGACACCCAGCGCTGGTTCCCCCTCTTCGACCTCCCCCTCCACCTCGACGGGGAGTCCGACCAGGTGGAGCAGGGCGCGTAG
- the dnaN gene encoding DNA polymerase III subunit beta, with protein MEFRIDRGDLVEAVGWAARALPARTPVPVLGGLVLEASAGVLSVSGFDFETAARIEADAEVGAGGRVLVLGRRLLDICKVLPNGPVSCALEGTRFTVEAGGTGFGLSTLPHEEYPVPPAPPQAYGAVDAAAFATAVAQVAVAAGRDDTLPVLTGVQLRLEGEEMTLSASDRYRYAVRRLEWRAEPDAADGGVVEALLPARRLLDTARSLARCGTVRIGLDGAAGSGPGGSRPVGSGPVGFEGGRMRTVLRPLDGRLPSYGKLFDMAEATVAEVECEALTEAVRRVAVVAEANSPVRLDFSAESVLLRAGYGDDVAAQRLPAALTGAEDVTVAFNPAYLLDALSSFGAARLRVELLGTGQRALLSPADAPESHRHLLMSVKQLV; from the coding sequence ATGGAGTTCCGCATCGACCGCGGTGATCTCGTCGAGGCCGTGGGATGGGCGGCCCGCGCGCTGCCCGCACGCACGCCGGTGCCGGTGCTCGGCGGTCTGGTGCTGGAGGCGTCGGCGGGAGTGCTGAGCGTGTCGGGGTTCGACTTCGAGACCGCCGCGCGGATCGAGGCGGACGCCGAGGTCGGGGCCGGCGGCCGGGTGCTCGTCCTCGGGCGGCGGCTGCTGGACATCTGCAAGGTGCTGCCAAACGGGCCGGTGAGCTGTGCGCTGGAGGGGACGCGGTTCACGGTCGAGGCGGGCGGCACCGGCTTCGGCCTGTCGACCCTCCCGCACGAGGAGTACCCCGTCCCGCCCGCGCCGCCGCAGGCGTACGGCGCCGTCGACGCGGCCGCGTTCGCGACCGCCGTCGCGCAGGTCGCGGTGGCCGCGGGCCGCGACGACACCCTCCCGGTTCTGACCGGCGTCCAGCTGCGCCTGGAGGGCGAGGAGATGACGCTGTCGGCGTCGGACCGCTACCGGTACGCGGTGCGGCGGCTGGAGTGGAGGGCGGAGCCGGACGCGGCGGACGGGGGCGTGGTGGAGGCGCTGCTGCCGGCGCGGCGGCTGCTGGACACGGCCCGGTCGCTCGCCCGGTGCGGGACCGTGCGGATCGGCCTCGACGGGGCCGCCGGGAGCGGGCCAGGAGGGAGCAGGCCGGTCGGGAGCGGGCCGGTCGGGTTCGAGGGCGGGCGGATGCGGACGGTCCTGCGGCCGCTGGACGGGCGGCTGCCGTCGTACGGGAAGCTGTTCGACATGGCGGAGGCCACGGTCGCCGAGGTGGAGTGCGAGGCGCTCACGGAGGCCGTGCGCCGGGTCGCGGTGGTGGCGGAGGCGAACAGTCCGGTGCGGCTGGACTTCTCGGCGGAGTCGGTGCTGCTGCGCGCCGGGTACGGCGACGACGTGGCGGCGCAGCGGCTGCCGGCCGCGCTGACCGGCGCCGAGGACGTCACGGTGGCCTTCAACCCGGCGTATCTGCTGGACGCGCTGTCGTCGTTCGGGGCGGCACGGCTGCGGGTGGAGCTGCTGGGGACCGGCCAGCGGGCGCTGCTGAGCCCGGCGGACGCGCCGGAGAGCCACCGGCACCTGCTGATGTCCGTCAAGCAGTTGGTCTGA
- a CDS encoding MFS transporter: MSPASTGASTIVVAASPARSAATATVSDVSRDSRLAPGGPGYRRMSFALFLAGVATFALLYSTQALLPLISGDFGVAASQASWTVAAATGGLALFVLPMSALSERYGRRTVMTASLGVAVGVGLLVPFAPSLGWLVVLRAVQGAALAGLPASATAYLAEEVRPKALVTAIGLFVAGNSVGGMSGRVITGWVAQEWGWRIAVGVIGALAVACAVAFRLLLPAPRHFTPGSLPPRVLARTVRSHLANPLLRRLYAIGALFMTVFGGVYTVIGYRLTEEPFSLPQGIVGSIFLVYLVGTVSASTAGRLVGRLGRRGTLYLAGGTTTAGLLLSLADSLASVLLGLVLITAGFFAGHAVASSAVSRTATTGRAQASALYQSAYYVGSSAGSTVGAIAFHSGGWAGTVGVGLVAVLGVVAITVAGTRAARREAPAVA; this comes from the coding sequence ATGTCTCCCGCCAGTACCGGGGCGTCCACGATCGTGGTCGCCGCCTCCCCCGCCCGCTCGGCCGCCACCGCCACCGTCTCCGACGTCTCCCGCGACTCCCGGCTGGCGCCCGGCGGCCCCGGCTACCGCCGGATGAGCTTCGCGCTCTTCCTCGCCGGTGTGGCGACCTTCGCCCTGCTGTACTCCACGCAGGCGCTCCTGCCGCTGATCTCCGGCGACTTCGGGGTGGCGGCGAGCCAGGCGAGCTGGACGGTGGCGGCGGCGACCGGCGGACTGGCACTGTTCGTCCTGCCGATGAGCGCCCTGTCGGAGCGCTACGGCCGCCGTACGGTGATGACGGCCTCGCTGGGGGTCGCGGTCGGCGTGGGCCTGCTGGTCCCGTTCGCCCCCTCCCTGGGCTGGCTGGTCGTGCTGCGGGCGGTGCAGGGCGCGGCGCTGGCCGGGCTCCCCGCCTCGGCCACGGCCTACCTCGCGGAGGAGGTCCGGCCGAAGGCGCTGGTCACGGCGATCGGCCTGTTCGTGGCCGGCAACAGCGTCGGCGGGATGAGCGGCCGGGTCATCACCGGCTGGGTCGCACAGGAGTGGGGCTGGCGGATCGCCGTCGGCGTGATCGGCGCGCTGGCGGTGGCCTGCGCGGTCGCCTTCCGGCTGCTGCTGCCGGCGCCGCGCCACTTCACGCCGGGCTCCCTGCCGCCGCGCGTCCTGGCCCGGACCGTCCGCAGCCACCTCGCGAACCCGCTGCTGCGCCGGCTGTACGCGATCGGCGCGCTGTTCATGACCGTCTTCGGCGGCGTGTACACGGTGATCGGCTACCGGCTGACGGAAGAGCCGTTCTCCCTTCCCCAGGGCATCGTCGGCTCGATCTTCCTGGTGTACCTGGTGGGCACGGTGTCGGCGTCGACGGCGGGCCGGCTGGTCGGCCGGCTGGGACGGCGCGGCACGCTGTACCTGGCGGGCGGCACGACCACGGCGGGCCTGCTGCTGTCCCTGGCGGACTCGCTGGCGTCGGTGCTGCTGGGCCTGGTCCTGATCACGGCGGGCTTCTTCGCGGGGCACGCGGTGGCGTCGTCGGCGGTCAGCAGGACGGCGACCACCGGCCGCGCCCAGGCCTCGGCGCTCTACCAGTCCGCGTACTACGTCGGCTCCAGCGCCGGTTCCACGGTCGGGGCGATCGCCTTCCACTCGGGCGGCTGGGCCGGCACGGTCGGCGTGGGCCTCGTCGCGGTGCTCGGCGTCGTCGCGATCACGGTGGCCGGCACGCGCGCGGCGCGCCGGGAGGCGCCGGCCGTCGCCTGA
- a CDS encoding LysR family transcriptional regulator, translating into MVHQQRSQARLSRSGDTEAIADMARLLAPRLAYFAGVARTEHVTRAAREMDVPQSTLSRAMVRLEQDLGVDLFARRGRTVSLTPAGRTFLASVERALAEIERAADEVRADADPTAGKVAFGFLHTMGAETVPGLLHAFRADHPRVRFSLVQNYGEAMLERLRAGELDLCLTSPVPDAPDLVARRLDEQKLRLVVPADHRLAARRRVRLAEAADDTFVTLEPGYGLRRITDDLCKEAGFRPRVAFEGEEAETLRGLVAAGLGVALLPPPAVARPGVVELTVTAPRAAREIGVAWLDGHPDTPPVAAFKKFLLSRRGNLLPS; encoded by the coding sequence ATGGTGCATCAGCAGAGGTCGCAGGCTCGCCTGTCACGGTCCGGTGACACAGAAGCCATCGCCGACATGGCGAGGCTGCTCGCCCCGCGGCTCGCCTACTTCGCCGGCGTCGCCCGCACCGAGCACGTCACACGCGCCGCCCGGGAGATGGACGTCCCGCAGTCGACGCTGTCCCGGGCGATGGTCCGGCTGGAGCAGGACCTCGGCGTCGATCTGTTCGCCCGCCGCGGCCGGACGGTCTCCCTCACCCCGGCCGGCCGCACCTTCCTCGCCTCGGTGGAGCGCGCCCTCGCGGAGATCGAACGGGCCGCCGACGAGGTCCGGGCCGACGCCGACCCGACGGCCGGCAAGGTCGCGTTCGGCTTCCTGCACACCATGGGCGCGGAGACCGTGCCGGGCCTCCTCCACGCCTTCCGCGCCGACCACCCGCGGGTGCGCTTCAGCCTCGTGCAGAACTACGGCGAGGCGATGCTGGAGCGCCTGCGGGCGGGCGAGCTGGACCTCTGTCTGACCTCCCCGGTGCCCGACGCCCCGGACCTGGTCGCGCGCAGGCTCGACGAGCAGAAACTGCGTCTGGTCGTCCCGGCCGACCACCGTCTCGCCGCCCGCAGGAGGGTTCGCCTCGCCGAGGCCGCCGACGACACCTTCGTGACCCTGGAACCCGGCTACGGCCTGCGCCGCATCACCGACGACCTGTGCAAGGAGGCGGGCTTCAGGCCCCGGGTCGCCTTCGAGGGGGAGGAGGCGGAGACCCTGCGCGGGCTGGTGGCGGCGGGCCTGGGGGTCGCCCTGCTGCCACCGCCGGCCGTGGCCCGCCCCGGCGTGGTGGAACTGACGGTCACGGCCCCCCGGGCCGCCCGCGAGATCGGCGTGGCCTGGCTCGACGGCCATCCGGACACCCCGCCGGTGGCCGCCTTCAAGAAGTTCCTGCTGTCGAGACGCGGCAACCTGCTTCCGTCCTAG
- a CDS encoding prolyl oligopeptidase family serine peptidase → MAQELTPVRTARLGRALGPEPTAVSGAVLLLPGGEEVSDRRPSALWAAASVRGLGRRLARAGAAEGLAVHAVHYRYRGWNGGEAHLAADAAWAADEIVRRYGDVPVCLAGVDMGARAALHAAGHDAVNSVLAMAPWLPEEDLAAPPEPVRQLVGRRVLLVHGTKDGRCDPELSFRLAARAKKTNRDVCRFEVHSDGHGLHQYRAEVLALAEDFVMGALFGRVLSRPVEDALAAPPPLGLRMPLAAGFGKSLRRR, encoded by the coding sequence ATGGCACAGGAACTGACGCCGGTTCGGACGGCCCGGCTGGGAAGGGCGCTCGGCCCGGAGCCGACGGCGGTGAGCGGAGCGGTGCTGCTGCTCCCGGGCGGCGAGGAGGTCTCCGACCGCCGACCGTCCGCCCTGTGGGCGGCGGCCTCCGTCCGGGGTCTCGGGCGCCGACTGGCCCGTGCGGGAGCCGCGGAGGGGCTGGCCGTGCACGCCGTGCACTACCGCTACCGCGGCTGGAACGGCGGCGAGGCGCATCTCGCGGCCGACGCCGCCTGGGCCGCCGACGAGATCGTGCGGCGGTACGGGGACGTCCCGGTGTGTCTGGCCGGCGTCGACATGGGCGCGCGGGCGGCTCTGCACGCGGCCGGCCACGACGCCGTCAACTCCGTTCTGGCGATGGCTCCGTGGCTGCCGGAGGAGGACCTGGCGGCTCCGCCCGAGCCGGTCAGACAGCTCGTGGGCCGGCGGGTGCTCCTCGTGCACGGCACCAAGGACGGACGCTGCGACCCCGAGCTGTCGTTCCGGCTCGCCGCGCGCGCCAAGAAGACGAACCGGGACGTGTGCCGGTTCGAAGTGCACTCCGACGGCCACGGGTTGCACCAGTACCGCGCCGAAGTCCTCGCCCTCGCCGAGGACTTCGTCATGGGCGCGCTGTTCGGCAGGGTCCTCTCCCGCCCCGTCGAGGACGCGCTCGCGGCCCCGCCCCCGCTGGGGTTGCGCATGCCGCTGGCAGCCGGTTTCGGAAAGTCGTTACGGCGACGGTAG